DNA from Streptomyces sp. NBC_01260:
CGCGTGTCCGTCGGCGTCGTGTGCCTCGCCCGCCGTGGCGACGGCATGGTACGGATCGATGTCCAGGTGTCCGAGCGAGGCGGCGGCCGCCCGGTCGGACCGGTCCCGCACCAGCCACAAGGCGGCCAGCACTCCGTACACACCCACAGCGGCCGCCAACGCGGCTCCGGAAAGCTGGAGTTGGGTCACGATGCCCATGATGGCAGCGCCACCCGGACCGGGCCAGATGGCATGCGCTCACGCGCCCGCGCACGGCCGGGAGGCCAGCCGTTCCGCGGCGCCCGGATTCCGGCCTCTACGCTGTGCCGACGCATCCGCACCGGCACCTGGTGCGGAGGGCGAGAAGGAGGGGACATGCGAAGACATGTGCTGTGGGGCACGGTGGCCATGACGGTGGCCATGACCGTGCTGGGGGCGTCATCGGCGCAGGCCGAAGGGCGGGGTGACATCCGTGTCACCAAGGCGGTGACCAACAACGGCAAGAGCGTCATCGTCGGCATCAGCAAGACGGTGACCTTCCCGATCAAGCTGACGATCAAGGACAACTCCGGCGTCAAGAGGCTGGAACACATCGACGCGAGCAGCACCGGCTCCACCGCGGGCGGCCCGGTCGAGTGGATGGGGACCAGCTGCAAGAAGCTGAGCCGCACCACCTCGGAGTGCACAGCGACGATGAGCATCAATCCGCACTCCTTCCCTTGGTACAGCGACACCAACGCCAACGTCACCGCCGGTGAGTGGGCCGCGTGGGGCAACGTCCAGGCGAACGACGGGGATTACTGGCTCTTCGACCGGGTCGCCCTGTTCAAGTTCAAGCGCGCCGCGACCCTGACGGCGGCCGCCACGCGCCCCAACCCCTTCAGCCACAGCAAGCAGGTCAAGGTCACGGGCACGCTGGCCCGTGCCGACTGGGAAGCGCTGAAGTACCGGGGGTACAGCGGCCAGAGCCTCAAGCTCCAGTTCAGGAAGACCGGCGCAGCCTCTTACACGACGGTGAAGACCGTGCGGACGAACAGCGCGGGCAAGGTCGCCGCCACCGTCGACGCGACCTCTTCCGGCAGCTGGCGCTGGTTCTACCAGGGCACCGCGGCCACCATGCAGGTCGCGTCGCCGGGCGCGGCCATGAGCCTGGCCAAGCCCACGCTGCACGCTGCCCCACGACTGGGTTAGCCAAGCTCCGAGGGGAGCCCTGTCCCGGCCGAACAGGGGGCCGGGACAGGGCGCGAGGAACGCCCACGAGGAGTCGCGCCGGCAGCGGACACCGGTACGCGGTACGGGCACGTCGGCGCACGCTCGACGGTTGGCCTCCCGGAGGCGCCGAGGGCTCGGTTTTGCGCACCGGACGGCATACGTTTGGGCGGTCACCCGACGACGACGGAGGTGTCCTCGCATGCGGATCGCCACAACGATCTTCCTCACCGACGAGACGATCACACCGGTACGGCTCGCGCGCCAGCTTGAGCAGCGGGGATTCTCCGGGCTCTACCTCCCGGAGCACACCCATATCCCGGTGAGCAGGCAGACCCCGTACCCGGCGGGCGGCGAGCTGCCGCCCGAGTACGGCCGCACCCTGGATCCCTTCGTAACGCTCGGGCAGGCCGCCGCGGTCACCGAACGCCTGGCGCTCGGCACCGGCATCACCCTGATCGCCCAGCACGACCCGATCGACCTGGCCAAGCAGATCGCCACCCTCGACCACCTCTCCGGCGGCCGCTTCACCCTGGGTCTCGGCTTCGGCTGGAACGTCGAGGAGGCCGCCGACCACGGCGTGGACTGGCGCACCCGCCGCGATCTCGGCCGCGACCGCATGGCGCTGATGCGCGCTCTGTGGTCCGACGAACCAACGGCTTACAAGGGCGAGTTCGGCTCGGTGCAGGCCAGCCACGCCCACCCGAAGCCCTTCCAGCAGCCCCGCGGCCCGGTGGTCGGCCCGCGCACCCTGATCGGCGGTGCGGCCGGACCGAAACTGTTCGCGCACATCGCGGAGTACGCGGACGGCTGGCTCCCGATCGGCGGCCGCGGCCTGACGGAGTCCGTGCCGCAACTCCGTACGGCCTGGGAGTCGGCGGGCCGCGACCCGAAGGACCTCCAGGTGGTCCCGTACGCGGTCCTGCCGGGCGCCGGCAAGCTGGCTCACTACACGGACCTGGGCATCGAGGAGGTCGTCCTCCAGCTGCCCCCGGCGGGCGAGGCGGAAGTGCTGCGGACGCTGGACGCGTACGCGGAATACCTCTAGAGCGGCTCACCGAAGGCTGCGGGCCGGTGGAAACCGGCTGGAGTGCCGCCGGCGGCGGTGATGGAATGACGCGATGCGAGATGACGCGTCAGCGGTGACGGTGGAGCGTGGGCGGTACCCGGACGCGGTGACGCCCTGGCAGGACCCGGCCTGGCGGGAGGCCGCCCTCGCCTGGGCGGAGCGCACTCTCGCCGCCCACGGCCTGCGCACGACCAGACGGCTCGCGGTGCGGCTGCGGCCGTGGTCGGTGCTCGTACGGATGACGGCCGAGGGTGAACCCGACGTGTGGTTCAAGGCCAACCCGGCCGCCGCCGCCTTCGAGGCGGGCCTGGCCGAGGCGCTGGCCCGCTGGGTCCCCGGCCACGTACTGGAGCCGCTCGCCGTGGACGCCGCCCGCGGCTGGTCGCTGCTCCCGCACGGCGGCACGCTCTTCCGGGACACGCTCCGCCAGGACCCCGCCGACGAGCGAGCGTGGGAGGAGCCCCTGCGCCAGTACGCGGCCATGCAACGCGCGCTCGGCCCCCGAGCAGGGGAAATGGGTCAACTCGGCGTCCCGGACGCCCGGATGGCCGTGCTTCCCGCCACCTTCGACCGGCTCGTCGAGGAGAACGCCACCCTGGACCCCGCCACCCGCACGGCACTGCGCGAACTGCGCCCCCGCTTCAACGGCTGGTGCGACGAACTCGCGGCGACCGGAATCCCCGACTCGCTCGACCACGCCGACCTGCACGACGGACAGTTCTTCGCCCCCGGACCGGGCCGCTTCACCTTCTTCGACTGGGGAGACGCCGCCCTCTCCCACCCCTTCTGCAGCCTCCTCGTCCCGCTGCGCACCGCAGCCGAGCGGCACGGACCACAGGTGCTGCCGAAGCTGCGTGACGCCTACCTGGACCCGTGGACGGACACCGGACTCACACCCGCTGAGCTGCGGCGCGCCGTGAGCCTGGCCTGGCGCCTGGCCGCCGTGGGCCGAGCGTGCTCCTGGGGCCGGCTCTTCCCCGGGGCGGGCGAGGCGCCGGCGACGACGGGGGACGCGGAGAGCGCACGGTGGCTGCGGGAGCTGTTCGCTGAGCCGGTGTTCTGACCAGGTGGGCCGACGCGAAAGCGCCCCGCCCCA
Protein-coding regions in this window:
- a CDS encoding LLM class F420-dependent oxidoreductase; this translates as MRIATTIFLTDETITPVRLARQLEQRGFSGLYLPEHTHIPVSRQTPYPAGGELPPEYGRTLDPFVTLGQAAAVTERLALGTGITLIAQHDPIDLAKQIATLDHLSGGRFTLGLGFGWNVEEAADHGVDWRTRRDLGRDRMALMRALWSDEPTAYKGEFGSVQASHAHPKPFQQPRGPVVGPRTLIGGAAGPKLFAHIAEYADGWLPIGGRGLTESVPQLRTAWESAGRDPKDLQVVPYAVLPGAGKLAHYTDLGIEEVVLQLPPAGEAEVLRTLDAYAEYL
- a CDS encoding phosphotransferase, with translation MRDDASAVTVERGRYPDAVTPWQDPAWREAALAWAERTLAAHGLRTTRRLAVRLRPWSVLVRMTAEGEPDVWFKANPAAAAFEAGLAEALARWVPGHVLEPLAVDAARGWSLLPHGGTLFRDTLRQDPADERAWEEPLRQYAAMQRALGPRAGEMGQLGVPDARMAVLPATFDRLVEENATLDPATRTALRELRPRFNGWCDELAATGIPDSLDHADLHDGQFFAPGPGRFTFFDWGDAALSHPFCSLLVPLRTAAERHGPQVLPKLRDAYLDPWTDTGLTPAELRRAVSLAWRLAAVGRACSWGRLFPGAGEAPATTGDAESARWLRELFAEPVF